One part of the Micrococcus sp. 2A genome encodes these proteins:
- the rlmB gene encoding 23S rRNA (guanosine(2251)-2'-O)-methyltransferase RlmB: MSTAPRSGGSRKPQGKKGPLKGTGGHGRKALEGRGPTPKAEDRTYHKAHRSKQLAERSAAKRPGAGPQRAARPKLSDETVSGRNPVVEALRAGIPAKALHVAVRIEVDDRVREALRLCAEQGVPVMENTKPELDRLSADAIHQGLVLQIPPYEYADALDLARETLEKGEKGHLRTAPLLIALDGITDPRNLGAIIRAGSAFGADGVIVPERRSVGVTATAWRTSAGAAARVPVAQAGNLNNTLAELHRMGYFVLGLDGDGDVSLPGLELATEPLVLVVGAEGKGLSRLVREHCQQIVSIPIDSTMESLNASMAVGISLYEISTRRAGAR, encoded by the coding sequence ATGTCCACCGCACCCCGCTCCGGCGGATCCCGCAAGCCCCAGGGCAAGAAGGGCCCGCTGAAGGGCACCGGCGGCCACGGCCGCAAGGCCCTCGAGGGCCGCGGCCCCACGCCCAAGGCGGAGGACCGCACGTACCACAAGGCGCACCGCTCGAAGCAGCTGGCTGAGCGCTCCGCCGCGAAGCGCCCCGGCGCCGGCCCGCAGCGCGCCGCCCGCCCCAAGCTCTCCGACGAGACGGTCTCCGGGCGCAACCCCGTGGTCGAGGCCCTGCGCGCCGGCATCCCCGCCAAGGCGCTGCACGTGGCGGTGCGGATCGAGGTGGACGACCGCGTCCGCGAGGCCCTGCGCCTGTGCGCCGAGCAGGGCGTGCCGGTCATGGAGAACACCAAGCCCGAGCTGGACCGCCTCTCCGCCGACGCGATCCACCAGGGCCTCGTCCTGCAGATCCCGCCGTACGAGTACGCGGACGCGCTCGACCTGGCCCGAGAGACCCTCGAGAAGGGCGAGAAGGGGCACCTGCGCACCGCGCCGCTGCTGATCGCCCTCGACGGCATCACCGACCCCCGCAACCTGGGCGCCATCATCCGTGCCGGCTCCGCGTTCGGCGCGGACGGCGTGATCGTCCCGGAGCGCCGCTCCGTGGGTGTCACGGCGACGGCGTGGCGCACCTCCGCGGGCGCGGCGGCCCGCGTGCCTGTGGCCCAGGCGGGCAACCTCAACAACACCCTCGCGGAGCTGCACCGCATGGGCTACTTCGTGCTCGGCCTCGACGGCGACGGCGACGTCTCCCTGCCCGGCCTCGAGCTCGCCACCGAGCCCCTCGTGCTCGTGGTGGGCGCCGAGGGCAAGGGCCTGTCCCGCCTCGTGCGCGAGCACTGCCAGCAGATCGTCTCGATCCCGATCGACTCGACCATGGAGTCCCTCAACGCCTCGATGGCCGTGGGCATCTCCCTCTACGAGATCTCGACGCGCCGCGCCGGCGCGCGCTGA
- the glgB gene encoding 1,4-alpha-glucan branching protein GlgB has product MAPRTVAPLPVDPEVLAAVAEGRHHDPHSVLGVHLHPDGAGVTYRALRPFARTVTAVRAADGSRVELEHEHDGVFVGAGPLTAAGPGAVGEYRLEVAYPGAEGEADAVEAWDDPYRHLPTLGDLDLYLIGEGRHERLWEVLGARVHRDAAGEAIGTAFAVWAPNARAVRVVGEHNGWQGRTHAMRSLGSSGVWELLVPGVGHGARYKFEILGPDGLWRQKADPMARWTEVPPATASRVLDSTYTFTDDAWMERRRATDPHEQPLSIYEVHLGSWRPGLDYRQLAEQLVEYVQWLGFTHVELMPVAEHPFGGSWGYQVTGYYAPTSRFGTPDEFKHLVNALHEAGIGVIVDWVPAHFPKDEWALARFDGTPLYEHPDPRRGEHPDWGTYVFDFGRTEVRNFLVANALYWLGEFHVDGLRVDAVASMLYLDYSREDGEWEPNIHGGNHNLEAIGFLQEANSAAYRLHPGVHMIAEESTAFSGVSAPVSAGGLGFGKKWNMGWMHDTLAYLSEDPVNRRWHHGQWTFSMVYAYSENYVLPLSHDEVVHGKGSLLQKVPGDRRQQLATLRAYFAYMWAHPGKQLVFMGAEFAQPSEWSEGNGLDWPVSWDEAHRGVQLTVRELNALYRVKPALWSADHSPEGFAWVDGGDADGNTLVFLRRPAGGEGQAGASPLLCITNLSGSARQGLRVGVPSAGEWTVVLDTDDADFHGDGWREQTGQIESPVAEPGKWQGQPAHLTVNVPALSTLWLQPRPGTGDEPMAHGTVTGEPDVAGTPVVDPQAQEPVTEPHPSDRSEAARRM; this is encoded by the coding sequence ATGGCCCCCCGCACCGTCGCCCCCCTCCCCGTCGACCCGGAGGTGCTGGCCGCCGTCGCGGAGGGCCGCCACCATGACCCGCACAGCGTGCTCGGGGTGCATCTCCACCCCGACGGCGCCGGGGTCACCTACCGTGCGCTGCGCCCCTTCGCGCGGACGGTGACGGCGGTCCGCGCGGCCGACGGCTCACGCGTCGAGCTGGAGCACGAGCACGACGGGGTGTTCGTCGGCGCCGGGCCCCTGACCGCGGCAGGCCCCGGAGCCGTGGGCGAGTACCGGCTCGAGGTCGCCTATCCGGGCGCGGAGGGCGAGGCCGACGCCGTGGAGGCGTGGGACGACCCCTACCGGCACCTGCCGACGCTGGGCGATCTGGACCTGTACCTGATCGGCGAGGGCCGGCACGAGCGGCTGTGGGAGGTGCTCGGCGCCCGCGTGCACCGGGACGCGGCGGGCGAGGCCATCGGCACCGCGTTCGCGGTGTGGGCGCCCAACGCCCGGGCGGTGCGCGTGGTGGGCGAGCACAACGGCTGGCAGGGGCGCACCCACGCGATGCGCTCCCTGGGCTCCTCAGGCGTGTGGGAGCTGCTCGTCCCCGGCGTGGGCCACGGCGCGCGCTACAAGTTCGAGATCCTCGGCCCGGACGGGCTCTGGCGTCAGAAGGCGGACCCCATGGCCCGCTGGACCGAGGTGCCGCCGGCCACGGCCTCGCGGGTGCTGGACTCCACCTACACGTTCACCGACGACGCCTGGATGGAGCGGCGCCGCGCGACCGATCCGCACGAGCAGCCCCTGAGCATCTACGAGGTGCACCTCGGCTCGTGGCGCCCCGGGCTGGACTACCGGCAGCTCGCCGAGCAGCTCGTCGAGTACGTGCAGTGGCTGGGCTTCACCCACGTGGAGCTCATGCCCGTGGCCGAGCACCCGTTCGGCGGCTCGTGGGGCTACCAGGTCACCGGCTACTACGCGCCGACGTCGCGCTTCGGCACCCCGGACGAGTTCAAGCACCTGGTGAACGCCCTGCACGAGGCCGGGATCGGCGTGATCGTGGACTGGGTGCCGGCCCACTTCCCCAAGGACGAGTGGGCGCTGGCACGGTTCGACGGCACGCCCCTGTACGAGCACCCGGACCCGCGCCGCGGCGAGCATCCGGACTGGGGCACGTACGTGTTCGACTTCGGCCGTACGGAGGTGCGCAACTTCCTCGTGGCCAACGCCCTCTACTGGCTGGGCGAGTTCCACGTGGACGGGCTGCGCGTGGACGCCGTCGCCTCGATGCTCTACCTGGACTACTCCCGCGAGGACGGCGAGTGGGAGCCCAACATCCACGGGGGCAACCACAACCTCGAGGCGATCGGCTTCCTGCAGGAGGCGAACTCCGCGGCCTACCGGCTGCACCCGGGGGTGCACATGATCGCGGAGGAGTCCACGGCGTTCAGCGGTGTGAGCGCTCCCGTGAGCGCGGGCGGCCTGGGCTTCGGCAAGAAGTGGAACATGGGCTGGATGCACGACACCCTGGCGTACCTCTCCGAGGACCCGGTGAACCGCCGCTGGCACCACGGCCAGTGGACGTTCTCCATGGTCTACGCGTACTCCGAGAACTACGTGCTGCCGCTGTCCCACGACGAGGTGGTGCACGGCAAGGGATCGCTCCTGCAGAAGGTCCCCGGCGACCGCCGCCAGCAGCTGGCCACCCTGCGCGCGTACTTCGCGTACATGTGGGCGCACCCGGGCAAGCAGCTGGTCTTCATGGGCGCGGAGTTCGCCCAGCCCTCCGAGTGGTCCGAGGGGAACGGGCTGGACTGGCCCGTCTCCTGGGACGAGGCCCACCGCGGGGTGCAGCTCACGGTGCGCGAGCTCAACGCGCTCTACCGCGTGAAGCCCGCGCTGTGGTCCGCGGACCACAGCCCCGAGGGGTTCGCGTGGGTGGACGGCGGGGACGCGGACGGGAACACCCTCGTGTTCCTGCGCCGTCCTGCGGGCGGCGAGGGCCAGGCCGGGGCGTCCCCCCTGTTGTGCATCACGAACCTCTCCGGCTCCGCGCGCCAGGGTCTGCGCGTCGGCGTGCCGAGTGCGGGGGAGTGGACGGTGGTGCTGGACACCGACGACGCCGACTTCCACGGGGACGGATGGCGCGAGCAGACCGGCCAGATCGAGTCCCCCGTCGCCGAGCCGGGCAAGTGGCAGGGGCAGCCGGCCCACCTCACGGTGAACGTGCCGGCGCTGAGCACCCTCTGGCTGCAGCCTCGCCCGGGCACGGGCGACGAGCCCATGGCGCACGGCACGGTCACGGGGGAGCCGGACGTGGCGGGGACCCCGGTGGTCGACCCGCAGGCCCAGGAGCCGGTGACGGAGCCTCACCCGTCCGACCGTTCCGAGGCCGCCCGCCGAATGTGA
- a CDS encoding ABC transporter ATP-binding protein translates to MLEIHDVSKTFFPGTVNERRALRGIDLRLAEGDFVTVIGSNGAGKSTILNTIAGKLTPDSGTVSVGGRDVTRMPDHRRASWIGRVFQDPTAGTAPSLSIEENMALAWRRGHTRGLSRGVTASRRAVFREELTKLELGLEDRLTSKVGLLSGGQRQALSLLMATFSGPKILLLDEHTAALDPSRAELVTRLTRQVVAERSLTTLMVTHNMSQALEVGDRLIMMHDGQVILELDAAQKARMTPADLLAEFGKIKGAVVDDKTMLS, encoded by the coding sequence GTGCTTGAGATCCACGACGTCTCGAAGACCTTCTTCCCGGGCACCGTCAACGAGCGCCGTGCCCTGCGGGGCATCGACCTGCGTCTGGCGGAGGGCGACTTCGTCACGGTCATCGGCTCCAACGGCGCCGGCAAGTCGACCATCCTCAACACCATCGCAGGCAAGCTGACGCCGGACTCCGGCACCGTGAGCGTGGGCGGCCGGGACGTCACCCGGATGCCCGACCATCGACGCGCCTCCTGGATCGGCCGCGTGTTCCAGGACCCGACGGCCGGCACCGCGCCCTCGCTGAGCATCGAGGAGAACATGGCGCTCGCGTGGCGCCGCGGCCACACCCGCGGCCTCTCCCGTGGCGTGACCGCGTCCCGCCGTGCGGTGTTCCGGGAGGAGCTCACCAAGCTCGAGCTCGGTCTCGAGGACCGCCTCACCTCGAAGGTGGGCCTGCTCTCGGGCGGCCAGCGCCAGGCGCTCAGCCTGCTCATGGCCACGTTCTCCGGGCCGAAGATCCTGCTGCTGGACGAGCACACGGCCGCGCTGGATCCGTCCCGTGCCGAGCTCGTCACCCGCCTGACCCGGCAGGTGGTTGCGGAGCGCTCGCTCACCACGCTCATGGTCACGCACAACATGTCGCAGGCGCTCGAGGTGGGCGACCGGCTGATCATGATGCACGACGGTCAGGTGATCCTCGAGCTGGATGCGGCCCAGAAGGCTCGCATGACCCCCGCCGACCTCCTCGCGGAGTTCGGCAAGATCAAGGGCGCCGTGGTGGATGACAAGACGATGCTCTCCTGA
- a CDS encoding ABC transporter substrate-binding protein: MNHRSLRITAALAAVALGLTACGGSGSADSASSSAAGSAGGSSAAVEEYTVGINQLTTHPALDATREGFKEAFADAGLKVEFDEQNAQGDQATVTSIASTFASASDVDLVAAIATPAAQGTASAVKDKPVVFMAVTDPKAAELVKADDAPGGNVTGVSDRNPVKEQLQLLKDVKPDAKTVGIVYNSGEVNSKVQVDQAKAAGKELGLEVKEATITNSSEVQQGVQALGDVDGIYVPTDNAVVSALETVLSYGKDKKAPVISADTDSVEKGALGTFGIDYKEHGKQAGEMAVKILRDGAKPESTPVGFADPASLELVLNKEAATSFGVELPQELLGRADEVIGG, from the coding sequence ATGAACCACCGCTCCCTTCGCATCACCGCCGCCCTCGCCGCCGTCGCCCTCGGGCTCACCGCGTGCGGCGGGTCCGGCTCGGCCGACTCCGCCTCGTCCTCGGCGGCGGGCTCCGCCGGGGGCTCCTCCGCTGCGGTCGAGGAGTACACCGTGGGCATCAACCAGCTGACCACCCACCCGGCCCTCGACGCCACGCGTGAGGGCTTCAAGGAGGCCTTCGCCGACGCCGGCCTGAAGGTGGAGTTCGACGAGCAGAACGCCCAGGGCGACCAGGCGACCGTCACCTCCATCGCCTCCACCTTCGCGTCCGCGTCGGACGTCGACCTCGTGGCCGCGATCGCCACCCCGGCTGCCCAGGGCACCGCCTCCGCCGTGAAGGACAAGCCGGTCGTGTTCATGGCCGTCACGGACCCGAAGGCCGCCGAGCTCGTGAAGGCGGACGACGCCCCGGGCGGCAACGTCACCGGCGTCTCCGACCGCAACCCGGTGAAGGAGCAGCTGCAGCTGCTCAAGGACGTCAAGCCGGATGCCAAGACCGTGGGCATCGTCTACAACTCGGGCGAGGTCAACTCCAAGGTCCAGGTGGACCAGGCCAAGGCTGCCGGCAAGGAGCTGGGCCTCGAGGTGAAGGAGGCCACGATCACCAACTCGTCCGAGGTCCAGCAGGGCGTCCAGGCGCTCGGCGACGTGGACGGCATCTACGTCCCCACGGACAACGCCGTGGTCTCCGCGCTCGAGACCGTCCTGTCCTACGGCAAGGACAAGAAGGCGCCCGTGATCTCCGCGGACACCGACTCGGTGGAGAAGGGCGCCCTGGGCACCTTCGGCATCGACTACAAGGAGCACGGCAAGCAGGCCGGCGAGATGGCGGTGAAGATCCTCCGGGACGGCGCCAAGCCGGAGTCCACCCCGGTCGGCTTCGCCGACCCCGCCTCCCTCGAGCTGGTCCTGAACAAGGAGGCCGCGACGTCCTTCGGCGTCGAGCTCCCCCAGGAGCTGCTCGGCAGGGCCGACGAGGTGATCGGCGGCTGA
- the cysS gene encoding cysteine--tRNA ligase — MAQRFYDTRSAQIREFTPLVPGRASVYYCGATVQGMPHVGHVRSAIVFDVLTRWLEATGLTVTSVRNVTDIDDKILDRSAASHAPGFEPSALYPAQEPWWALAFRFENAFDAAYLALGVRRPTYEPRATGHIPEMFALIRRLMDRGHAYAAQDGSGDVYFDVRSWERYGELTRQRVEDMQEAPDADPRGKRDPRDFALWKGAKDGEPATAVWESPWGAGRPGWHLECSAMSTKYLGGEFDIHGGGLDLRFPHHENELAQSAAAGDGFARFWLHNGLVTYGGEKMSKSVGNTISPEEMLGMARPTAVRYFLGQAHYRSQLDYRPGALEEAEAAVARIERFLTATKIFGGGIGSLTPEEYVIPPDFREAMENDLNVPQALSVLHEHVRLGNKAIMGGAHKFVFHYEATVKTMTTILGLEDVPEASDAASGPVADALDSLVRSQIAARAEARAAKDWAAADRIRDALAAAGVVVEDGAEGATWRLAG; from the coding sequence ATGGCCCAGCGCTTCTACGACACCCGCTCCGCGCAGATCCGGGAGTTCACCCCGCTCGTGCCCGGCCGCGCGTCGGTGTACTACTGCGGGGCCACGGTGCAGGGGATGCCGCACGTGGGCCATGTCCGCAGCGCGATCGTGTTCGACGTGCTGACCCGCTGGCTCGAGGCCACGGGGCTGACGGTCACCTCCGTGCGCAACGTGACGGACATCGACGACAAGATCCTCGACCGCTCTGCCGCCTCGCACGCCCCGGGCTTCGAGCCGTCCGCGCTCTACCCGGCGCAGGAGCCCTGGTGGGCCCTGGCCTTCCGGTTCGAGAACGCGTTCGACGCCGCCTACCTCGCCCTGGGCGTCCGCCGTCCCACCTACGAGCCCCGCGCCACGGGCCACATCCCCGAGATGTTCGCCCTCATCCGGCGGCTCATGGACCGCGGCCACGCGTACGCCGCGCAGGACGGCTCGGGCGACGTCTACTTCGACGTCCGCTCCTGGGAGCGCTACGGCGAGCTGACCCGCCAGCGCGTGGAGGACATGCAGGAGGCCCCCGACGCCGACCCGCGCGGCAAGCGCGACCCCCGCGACTTCGCCCTCTGGAAGGGTGCCAAGGACGGCGAGCCCGCCACTGCGGTGTGGGAGTCCCCGTGGGGCGCGGGCCGCCCCGGCTGGCACCTCGAGTGCTCCGCCATGTCCACGAAGTACCTGGGCGGCGAGTTCGACATCCACGGCGGCGGCCTGGACCTGCGCTTCCCGCACCACGAGAACGAGCTGGCCCAGTCCGCCGCGGCCGGGGACGGCTTCGCGCGCTTCTGGCTGCACAACGGCCTCGTGACCTACGGGGGCGAGAAGATGTCCAAGTCCGTGGGCAACACCATCTCCCCGGAGGAGATGCTGGGCATGGCCCGCCCCACCGCCGTGCGGTACTTCCTGGGCCAGGCCCACTACCGCTCCCAGCTCGACTACCGCCCCGGCGCCCTCGAGGAGGCCGAGGCGGCCGTGGCGCGCATCGAACGCTTTTTGACCGCCACTAAAATTTTTGGTGGTGGTATTGGATCGCTGACGCCCGAGGAATACGTCATCCCCCCGGATTTTCGAGAGGCGATGGAAAACGACCTCAACGTGCCGCAGGCGCTCTCGGTGCTTCATGAACACGTCAGGCTGGGGAACAAAGCAATAATGGGCGGAGCGCATAAATTCGTTTTTCACTATGAAGCAACTGTCAAGACGATGACTACCATCCTGGGTCTAGAAGATGTTCCCGAGGCGTCGGACGCTGCATCCGGCCCCGTGGCCGACGCCCTGGACTCCCTCGTCCGCTCGCAGATCGCCGCGCGGGCCGAGGCGCGCGCGGCGAAGGACTGGGCCGCCGCCGACCGGATCCGGGACGCCCTCGCCGCGGCCGGCGTCGTGGTGGAGGACGGCGCCGAGGGCGCCACGTGGCGGCTGGCGGGCTGA
- a CDS encoding ABC transporter permease, protein MITAVELGLIYAVMALGVYLTFRILDFPDLTVDGSFTTGAATAAVLITNDVPVALALLAAFVVGCLAGLVTGLLHTKGRIDGLLAGILTMIALYSINLRIMGKANIPLLGQDTLFTWLADMGLARSIGSIVVLFLGVFVLKLVIDWFLHTDLGLALQATGDNEEMIRSYGVSTDRMKILGLMLSNGLVGLCGALLAMYQGFADISMGIGLILVGLASVIVGQAIFGQRTVFMATLAVIVGAVLYRIIIQLALNAGLNPNDMKLISALLVVLALLLPRFGFAKRLSLRSRHTTAEPVSQRTGAPTPADDAVAEGAAAYASAPKEAPRA, encoded by the coding sequence ATGATCACCGCAGTGGAGCTCGGTCTGATCTACGCCGTCATGGCACTCGGCGTGTACCTGACCTTCCGCATCCTCGACTTCCCCGACCTCACGGTGGACGGCTCGTTCACCACGGGCGCCGCCACGGCGGCCGTCCTGATCACGAACGACGTGCCCGTCGCCCTCGCCCTGCTCGCCGCGTTCGTCGTCGGCTGCCTCGCGGGCCTCGTGACGGGCCTGCTGCACACGAAGGGCCGGATCGACGGGCTCCTCGCCGGCATCCTCACCATGATCGCGCTGTACTCGATCAACCTCCGGATCATGGGCAAGGCCAACATCCCGCTGCTCGGCCAGGACACGCTGTTCACCTGGCTCGCGGACATGGGCCTGGCGCGGAGCATCGGCTCCATCGTGGTCCTGTTCCTCGGCGTGTTCGTGCTCAAGCTGGTCATCGACTGGTTCCTGCACACGGACCTGGGCCTCGCGCTGCAGGCCACGGGCGACAACGAGGAGATGATCCGCTCCTACGGCGTCTCCACGGACCGGATGAAGATCCTCGGCCTCATGCTCTCCAACGGCCTCGTGGGCCTGTGCGGCGCGCTGCTGGCCATGTACCAGGGCTTCGCGGACATCAGCATGGGCATCGGCCTGATCCTCGTGGGCCTCGCGTCCGTGATCGTGGGCCAGGCGATCTTCGGCCAGCGCACGGTCTTCATGGCCACGCTCGCCGTGATCGTGGGCGCCGTGCTCTACCGCATCATCATCCAGCTCGCGCTCAACGCGGGCCTGAACCCCAATGACATGAAGCTCATCTCCGCCCTGCTCGTGGTCCTTGCGCTCCTCCTGCCGCGGTTCGGGTTCGCGAAGCGGCTGAGCCTGCGCTCGCGGCACACCACGGCCGAGCCCGTCTCGCAGCGGACCGGCGCCCCGACGCCGGCCGACGACGCGGTGGCCGAGGGCGCCGCCGCGTACGCATCCGCCCCGAAGGAGGCACCCCGTGCTTGA
- a CDS encoding maltotransferase domain-containing protein, with product MSTSKSAPVSDVRLSTVTGRIPVTAVQPVVLDGRFPAKAVVGEDVPVRATVFREGHDAVRATVRLLDPDGAEVQRVPMRPGRPGLDEVLGTLRPAETGLHHFVVEGWHDPVGTWRHAATVKIAADVDVELMLAEGAALFGRAAQDAERPAEDRAAFEAAVRGLSDAALTPAQRLAAAESADVAAALDARPIREHVTRSELYPLDVQRELAGRGAWYEFFPRSEGARFDESTGTWHSGTFATAARRLPGVAAMGFQVVYLPPIHPIGRAHRKGPNNTLTAGPQDPGSPWAIGAAEGGHDAVHPDLGTLEDFEAFVAAAAELDLEVALDLALQCAPDHPWVATHPEWFTTRVDGTIAYAENPPKKYQDIYPLNFDNDPDGLSAAVLDVVLGWVRRGVHIFRVDNPHTKPLWFWEWLIREVREVEPRAVFLAEAFTRPAMMHGLGQVGFQQSYGYFTWRNTREELAEYLAEISHETAGFYRPNFFVNTPDILTEYLQTGGPGAFRIRAAIAATSNPLWGVYAGFELFEHVPRPGAEEYIDNEKYEYRPRDWQGAEAAGASLAPYLTRLNEIRAAHPSLRDLQNLTLHGSTHEDLLVFSKTRSAAPEGAHRDAAAVTDAGPAEDTVIVVVTTDPHGVTEATLRLDLDALQVRAEDRDEEGRFEVEELLTGQRWHWGAEPYVRLDPEAPAHVLRVVRRG from the coding sequence GTGAGCACCTCGAAGAGCGCCCCCGTCAGCGACGTCCGCCTCTCCACCGTCACGGGCCGCATCCCGGTGACCGCCGTCCAGCCGGTGGTGCTGGACGGCCGCTTCCCGGCCAAGGCCGTGGTGGGGGAGGACGTCCCCGTCCGCGCGACGGTGTTCCGGGAGGGCCACGACGCCGTCCGCGCCACCGTCCGTCTCCTCGATCCGGACGGAGCCGAGGTGCAGCGGGTGCCGATGCGCCCCGGTCGCCCGGGCCTGGACGAGGTGCTCGGCACCCTGCGTCCCGCCGAGACGGGCCTGCACCACTTCGTCGTCGAGGGCTGGCACGATCCCGTGGGCACATGGCGTCACGCCGCCACGGTGAAGATCGCCGCGGACGTGGACGTGGAGCTCATGCTGGCGGAGGGCGCCGCCCTGTTCGGCCGCGCGGCGCAGGATGCCGAGCGCCCCGCCGAGGACCGCGCCGCCTTCGAGGCCGCCGTCCGCGGGCTGTCCGACGCCGCCCTCACGCCCGCGCAGCGCCTCGCCGCCGCCGAGTCCGCCGACGTCGCCGCGGCCCTGGACGCCCGTCCGATCCGTGAGCACGTCACCAGATCCGAGCTCTACCCGCTGGACGTGCAGCGCGAGCTCGCCGGCCGCGGCGCGTGGTACGAGTTCTTCCCGCGCTCCGAGGGGGCACGGTTCGACGAGTCCACGGGCACGTGGCACTCGGGCACCTTCGCAACGGCGGCCCGCCGCCTCCCCGGGGTCGCCGCGATGGGCTTCCAGGTGGTCTACCTGCCGCCGATCCACCCGATCGGCCGCGCGCACCGCAAGGGCCCGAACAACACCCTCACCGCCGGCCCGCAGGATCCGGGCTCGCCGTGGGCGATCGGCGCGGCCGAGGGCGGGCACGACGCCGTCCACCCGGACCTGGGCACGCTCGAGGACTTCGAGGCGTTCGTGGCCGCGGCCGCGGAGCTGGACCTCGAGGTGGCCCTGGACCTCGCCCTGCAGTGCGCCCCGGACCACCCGTGGGTGGCCACCCACCCCGAGTGGTTCACCACCCGCGTGGACGGCACCATCGCCTACGCGGAGAACCCGCCGAAGAAGTACCAGGACATCTACCCGCTGAACTTCGACAACGACCCGGACGGCCTCTCCGCCGCGGTGCTCGACGTCGTCCTCGGCTGGGTGCGGCGCGGCGTGCACATCTTCCGCGTGGACAACCCGCACACCAAGCCCCTGTGGTTCTGGGAGTGGCTCATCCGCGAGGTGCGCGAGGTGGAGCCGCGCGCGGTGTTCCTCGCCGAGGCGTTCACGCGCCCCGCCATGATGCACGGGCTCGGCCAGGTCGGCTTCCAGCAGTCCTACGGCTACTTCACGTGGCGGAACACCCGCGAGGAGCTCGCCGAGTACCTCGCGGAGATCAGCCATGAGACCGCCGGCTTCTACCGCCCGAACTTCTTCGTGAACACCCCGGACATCCTCACGGAGTATCTCCAGACGGGCGGCCCCGGGGCGTTCCGCATCCGCGCCGCGATCGCCGCGACGTCCAACCCGCTCTGGGGCGTCTACGCGGGCTTCGAGCTCTTCGAGCACGTGCCGCGCCCGGGCGCGGAGGAGTACATCGACAACGAGAAGTACGAGTACCGCCCGCGCGACTGGCAGGGGGCGGAGGCCGCCGGCGCCTCGCTCGCGCCCTATCTGACCCGTCTCAACGAGATCCGGGCCGCGCATCCGTCCCTGCGGGACCTGCAGAACCTCACGCTGCACGGCTCCACCCACGAGGACCTGCTGGTCTTCTCCAAGACGCGATCGGCCGCCCCGGAGGGCGCGCACCGCGACGCCGCCGCGGTGACCGATGCCGGTCCCGCCGAGGACACCGTGATCGTGGTCGTCACCACGGACCCCCACGGGGTCACCGAGGCGACGCTGCGCCTGGACCTGGACGCGCTGCAGGTCCGGGCCGAGGACCGGGACGAGGAGGGCCGCTTCGAGGTGGAGGAGCTGCTGACCGGGCAGCGCTGGCACTGGGGCGCCGAGCCCTACGTCCGCCTCGACCCCGAAGCGCCGGCACACGTGCTGCGCGTCGTCCGCCGCGGCTGA